The proteins below come from a single Gimesia alba genomic window:
- the nadB gene encoding L-aspartate oxidase produces the protein MDPILIEPGQRYLARINPKRIPHIFTDVLIIGGGVAGSRAALEIDPRLETIIVNKGKVSQSNSAYAQGGIAGVLDPLDNITNHIQDTLAAGKDLCDEELVEYVCQEAPRHIQELIEIGTDFDTEDGKIALTKEGGHSHRRVAHAMGDATGRELMRSLVSAVHDRPSIQTWTKTPTLDLVTEDGKCRGAIIWNRYHGKTLVWAKQVILATGGAGCLFRESTNPPLATGDGHAIAFRAGALLQDMEFMQFHPTVLYIAGGARYLISEAVRGEGAYLRDCNGVRFMSEYHPDQELAHRDIVSRAITDRMLKTNHSCVYLDLTHLDPALIKERFPNIGKVCAGFGLDLSKDQIPVRPGAHYMIGGVKTDLQARTSVPHLWAAGEVTSTGLHGSNRLASNSLLEGLIFGAAAGRGASAAALSQPDQFTASLLPDWDKEKHSDENLNSKDLRNSLASLMWRDVGITRNAESLQNAKDKVDFWSRYVVDREFKTLSGWELQNMLLVAQLMITSAIERKESRGVHYRSDFPETNPAYQKHISVHSTC, from the coding sequence TTGGATCCGATTCTCATTGAACCTGGTCAACGCTATCTTGCTCGTATCAATCCGAAACGCATTCCGCACATCTTCACCGATGTTTTAATCATAGGTGGTGGTGTTGCCGGTTCACGAGCGGCACTGGAAATTGATCCCCGCCTGGAAACGATTATCGTCAATAAGGGGAAAGTGTCCCAGTCAAACAGTGCTTATGCGCAGGGTGGCATCGCCGGTGTGCTGGACCCGCTAGATAACATCACCAACCATATTCAAGACACATTGGCAGCCGGCAAGGATTTGTGTGATGAAGAACTGGTGGAATATGTCTGTCAGGAAGCACCGCGGCACATTCAGGAATTGATCGAGATCGGCACTGACTTTGATACCGAAGACGGCAAGATCGCACTCACGAAAGAAGGAGGGCACAGCCATCGTCGTGTGGCGCATGCCATGGGAGATGCGACGGGCCGGGAACTGATGCGATCGCTGGTCTCCGCCGTGCATGATCGACCTTCCATTCAAACCTGGACGAAAACGCCGACCCTGGATCTGGTCACAGAAGACGGCAAATGCCGCGGTGCGATTATCTGGAATCGCTATCACGGAAAAACACTGGTCTGGGCCAAACAGGTCATTCTGGCTACGGGTGGGGCGGGCTGTCTGTTTCGTGAATCAACAAACCCGCCGCTGGCAACGGGCGACGGGCATGCCATCGCGTTTCGGGCGGGGGCTCTGCTGCAGGATATGGAATTCATGCAGTTCCATCCGACTGTGCTCTATATTGCGGGTGGTGCGCGGTATCTGATTTCGGAAGCGGTACGTGGCGAAGGCGCTTATCTGCGTGACTGCAACGGTGTACGATTCATGTCCGAATATCATCCCGATCAGGAGTTGGCACATCGAGATATTGTCAGCCGGGCGATCACCGATCGAATGCTGAAAACGAATCATTCGTGTGTCTATCTGGATTTGACCCATCTGGATCCCGCGTTGATTAAAGAGCGGTTCCCCAACATTGGAAAAGTCTGTGCCGGCTTCGGACTGGATTTATCCAAAGATCAGATTCCCGTGCGTCCCGGCGCGCATTATATGATCGGCGGTGTGAAGACCGACCTGCAGGCACGGACTTCGGTTCCCCATCTCTGGGCAGCGGGCGAAGTGACATCGACCGGCCTGCATGGAAGTAACCGACTGGCTTCCAACAGTCTCTTGGAAGGCTTGATCTTCGGCGCTGCTGCGGGACGTGGAGCTTCGGCGGCGGCACTCAGTCAGCCGGATCAGTTCACTGCCTCGCTGCTGCCTGACTGGGACAAAGAGAAGCATTCGGACGAAAATTTAAACAGCAAGGACCTGCGCAACTCGTTAGCCAGCCTCATGTGGCGCGATGTCGGCATTACACGCAATGCAGAGTCGCTGCAAAACGCGAAAGACAAAGTCGACTTTTGGAGTCGTTATGTTGTCGATCGCGAATTCAAAACGTTGAGCGGCTGGGAGCTGCAGAACATGCTGCTCGTCGCACAGTTGATGATTACCTCTGCGATTGAACGCAAAGAGAGTCGCGGCGTGCATTATCGTAGTGATTTTCCAGAGACGAATCCTGCGTATCAGAAACATATTTCCGTACATTCAACCTGTTGA
- a CDS encoding SDR family NAD(P)-dependent oxidoreductase, whose amino-acid sequence MLPGIKLFDLTSRAAIITGGSKGLGSAMAEGLASAGADVLLTSRHQAEVEATAAQIAKDYGVKVIGVQADVTDAEQVAAMTDRAISEFGKIDILINNAGINIRGPIDELTLEQFQEVQNVNVTGPWLCAKSVVPHMKQAKYGRIINLASTLGLVGMSNRTPYTASKGAMVQMTRALGLELCEYGITCNAICPGPFLTPMNEPFAETEEIKKFIVGAVAMNRWAKMEEIQGAAIFLASDASSYMTGSMVTVDGGWTAR is encoded by the coding sequence ATGCTGCCTGGAATCAAACTGTTCGATTTAACGAGTCGTGCTGCCATCATTACCGGGGGCTCTAAAGGTCTGGGTTCCGCCATGGCGGAAGGGCTGGCGTCTGCGGGCGCGGATGTATTGTTGACGAGCCGGCATCAGGCTGAAGTGGAAGCGACGGCGGCACAGATTGCGAAAGATTATGGCGTAAAAGTGATCGGAGTCCAGGCGGATGTGACGGATGCGGAGCAGGTTGCCGCGATGACCGACCGGGCAATTTCAGAATTCGGAAAGATTGATATTCTGATCAACAACGCGGGGATTAATATTCGCGGGCCGATTGATGAGTTGACGCTCGAACAATTTCAGGAAGTTCAAAATGTCAATGTGACCGGCCCCTGGTTGTGTGCCAAGTCAGTCGTGCCGCATATGAAGCAGGCGAAATATGGTCGGATTATCAATTTAGCCAGTACGCTGGGACTGGTGGGGATGTCCAATCGCACGCCTTACACCGCCAGTAAAGGGGCCATGGTCCAGATGACGCGGGCGCTGGGTCTGGAGCTGTGCGAATACGGCATCACCTGTAATGCGATTTGCCCGGGGCCGTTTCTCACGCCAATGAATGAACCGTTTGCCGAAACCGAAGAGATCAAGAAATTCATCGTGGGCGCAGTGGCGATGAACCGCTGGGCCAAAATGGAAGAAATTCAGGGTGCCGCGATTTTCTTAGCCAGCGATGCATCAAGTTATATGACGGGCAGTATGGTGACTGTCGACGGTGGCTGGACGGCGCGTTGA
- a CDS encoding leucine-rich repeat domain-containing protein, whose amino-acid sequence MSSDGESTVVRMSQNNRRILVRRTLIAALILVCSASAYSIFLVVRFHTNVAVFQRYGAYLESASLSKQGEIVRVEYDKTSGPAFIPAPFIRYHRSLFAIYLRHVPQSNPDEINELFDLLQSFPKLEQLYLESFAIDQNRAIAIAQLPKLKVLRLTDCQIEKSALASALHSTGLTHLNLADSKFHEAELEALNNGPTKETLVGLGLSNCKITDQSASIISRLRNLETLVLDGTQITDQSLKILARLPKLKVLILDHTKVTDAGVAYLSSAPHLVELSLSNTSVSDAMLETLKQEIPALRVSDD is encoded by the coding sequence ATGAGTTCTGATGGGGAATCCACTGTTGTTCGTATGAGTCAAAACAACAGACGAATTCTCGTTCGCCGCACTTTGATTGCCGCTTTGATTCTTGTGTGTTCAGCTAGTGCGTATTCAATCTTTCTGGTTGTCCGATTTCATACTAATGTTGCTGTGTTTCAAAGATACGGTGCATATCTGGAATCTGCTAGTCTTAGTAAACAGGGAGAAATTGTCCGTGTAGAATATGATAAGACCTCAGGTCCCGCTTTTATTCCCGCACCCTTTATTCGGTATCATCGATCTCTGTTCGCAATCTACTTGCGACATGTCCCCCAAAGTAATCCAGATGAAATTAATGAGCTGTTCGATTTATTGCAATCATTTCCCAAGCTGGAACAATTATATCTAGAAAGTTTTGCGATTGATCAGAATCGAGCGATTGCGATTGCTCAGCTCCCTAAATTGAAAGTTCTTAGACTCACCGATTGTCAAATTGAAAAATCAGCCTTGGCCTCTGCGTTACATTCTACAGGGTTAACACACCTCAATCTGGCAGATTCGAAATTTCACGAAGCCGAGTTGGAAGCACTGAACAACGGGCCTACAAAAGAGACCCTGGTCGGTCTTGGTTTATCGAATTGCAAGATTACAGATCAAAGTGCGTCCATTATTTCCCGGCTGCGAAATCTGGAAACGCTTGTGTTGGATGGGACACAGATCACCGATCAAAGTTTGAAAATTTTGGCGCGGCTGCCGAAGCTCAAAGTTTTGATTCTGGACCACACCAAAGTGACCGATGCCGGGGTGGCGTATCTTTCTTCTGCGCCGCATCTGGTGGAGCTTAGCCTCAGCAATACGAGTGTTTCGGATGCAATGCTGGAGACGCTGAAGCAGGAAATCCCTGCACTGCGTGTGTCCGACGACTGA
- a CDS encoding response regulator, whose product MNNPVSKILIVDDSDVVRRILCKALTQDDYELHTAVDGEDGRQKVHELKPDIVLLDVEMPVLDGFAVLKEVRENYKVEEVAVIMVTSHNDGKGITRAFEEGAFDYIPKPATDSEIQARVRNAIRALQLVREQKTLRKAAETANQSKSAFLANMSHEIRTPMTAILGYTELLELEAKTHQMPELFLDSLDTIKRNGGHLMELINDILDLSKIEAGKLDIESISCSPQTIVEEVLELVQVRAEAKGLKLEASYEFPLPAEIQSDPTRIRQILINLIGNAIKFTEVGTIRLETQLVESPGAEPQIQFSVIDQGIGMTESQLSNLFRPFTQADSSTTRKYGGTGLGLTICKRLANMLGGDISVTSERNKGSRFTAAVDTGNLDGVERLQELQQRIAPETEASESSQPQVCAIPEFPLKGRKILLAEDGPDNQKLIAFILKKAGAEVTIAENGEVARQAAVKAMETGLLYDVILMDMQMPILDGYGATRKIREHGYSGPIISLTANAMEGDREKCINAGCNDHITKPVNRKKMIEMISSICNEEAVV is encoded by the coding sequence ATGAATAATCCAGTATCAAAGATCCTGATTGTCGATGATTCGGATGTGGTGCGACGCATCCTTTGCAAAGCACTGACTCAGGACGACTATGAATTGCATACTGCCGTTGATGGAGAAGACGGGCGTCAAAAAGTTCATGAGCTGAAGCCGGATATCGTTTTACTCGACGTGGAAATGCCAGTTCTGGATGGCTTTGCCGTTTTAAAGGAAGTTCGCGAAAATTATAAGGTCGAAGAAGTTGCCGTGATCATGGTCACCTCGCACAACGACGGCAAAGGGATTACCCGCGCGTTTGAGGAAGGCGCCTTCGATTATATTCCGAAGCCGGCGACCGATTCGGAAATTCAAGCCCGCGTCAGGAATGCGATTCGTGCATTGCAGTTGGTGCGAGAACAGAAAACATTACGCAAGGCGGCAGAAACCGCCAATCAGTCCAAGAGCGCGTTTCTGGCGAACATGAGTCATGAAATCCGTACTCCCATGACGGCGATCCTGGGATACACGGAACTTCTGGAGCTGGAAGCCAAAACACATCAGATGCCCGAATTATTTCTGGATTCGCTGGACACCATCAAACGCAACGGCGGGCACCTGATGGAATTGATCAACGATATTCTGGACCTCTCAAAAATTGAAGCAGGCAAACTGGACATTGAATCGATTTCCTGTTCGCCTCAAACAATTGTGGAAGAGGTGCTGGAACTGGTTCAAGTCCGTGCGGAAGCCAAAGGGTTGAAGCTGGAAGCCAGTTATGAGTTCCCTTTGCCTGCTGAAATTCAATCTGACCCCACGCGGATTCGACAGATTCTGATCAACCTGATTGGAAACGCGATCAAGTTTACGGAAGTGGGAACGATTCGACTGGAAACACAACTGGTTGAATCTCCGGGCGCTGAGCCACAAATTCAATTTTCGGTGATTGACCAGGGAATTGGGATGACCGAGTCGCAGTTATCGAATCTGTTCCGTCCGTTTACGCAAGCCGACTCCTCAACCACACGTAAATATGGTGGAACCGGCTTGGGACTCACAATTTGCAAACGTCTGGCAAACATGTTAGGTGGAGACATTTCAGTGACCAGTGAACGTAACAAAGGTTCGCGATTCACTGCCGCAGTAGATACCGGAAATCTGGATGGTGTCGAACGCCTTCAGGAATTACAGCAGCGCATTGCTCCAGAAACAGAGGCCAGCGAATCAAGCCAGCCGCAAGTCTGTGCCATTCCGGAATTTCCTCTGAAAGGGAGAAAAATTCTGTTGGCCGAAGATGGTCCTGACAATCAAAAACTGATTGCCTTCATTCTGAAGAAGGCCGGCGCTGAAGTGACGATCGCTGAAAACGGAGAAGTGGCCCGCCAGGCAGCCGTGAAAGCAATGGAAACGGGTTTGCTTTATGACGTGATTCTGATGGACATGCAGATGCCGATTCTGGACGGTTATGGCGCAACGCGAAAAATCCGCGAGCACGGTTATTCCGGGCCAATTATTTCTTTGACGGCCAATGCGATGGAAGGGGACCGTGAAAAGTGCATCAACGCCGGCTGCAACGATCACATCACCAAGCCTGTGAATCGTAAGAAAATGATCGAGATGATTTCTTCCATCTGCAACGAGGAAGCAGTCGTTTAA
- a CDS encoding acyl-CoA desaturase, with product MNSQQTVAPRVETDNLTSEESVETVPAQPDARVDWPVIGWIAVIHLGLLAAPFYFTWTGLFTCLFLGWLTGGIGICMGYHRLLTHGSFQTYPFMFRLIGLIGLLAGQGPPIQWVANHRKHHLHSDQPGDPHSPRDGRWWSHIMWLIPYHSTEEIQATHERFAPDLLKDPFMRFLQRTFLLWHIGMGAVLYGIGYWLGGSEIAISMVVYGMFVRLFYVLHATWFVNSATHIWGYRNYETTDDSRNLWWVALLTYGEGWHNNHHKYQRMAKNGHKWWELDMTYGAILVLEKLGLAWKVVKTIPPNDKENSVKQPNFAKQQQSVQH from the coding sequence ATGAACTCTCAGCAGACCGTCGCGCCGCGTGTTGAAACTGACAATTTAACCTCTGAGGAATCTGTTGAGACAGTGCCCGCCCAACCGGATGCCCGCGTCGACTGGCCCGTGATCGGCTGGATCGCCGTCATTCATCTGGGACTGCTGGCCGCCCCCTTTTACTTTACCTGGACGGGCCTATTCACCTGTCTGTTTCTGGGGTGGCTGACCGGCGGCATCGGGATCTGCATGGGCTATCATCGCCTGCTCACGCATGGCAGCTTTCAGACGTATCCATTCATGTTTCGTTTGATTGGCCTGATCGGCTTACTGGCCGGACAGGGGCCCCCGATTCAATGGGTGGCCAATCATCGCAAACATCATCTGCACAGTGACCAGCCCGGCGATCCGCATTCGCCGCGCGACGGACGCTGGTGGAGTCACATCATGTGGCTGATCCCCTATCACAGTACGGAAGAAATCCAGGCCACGCACGAGCGCTTCGCTCCTGACCTACTCAAAGACCCGTTCATGCGGTTCCTGCAACGCACGTTTCTGCTCTGGCATATCGGCATGGGCGCCGTTCTCTATGGCATCGGCTACTGGCTGGGTGGATCGGAAATTGCGATCAGCATGGTCGTGTATGGCATGTTCGTGCGACTGTTTTATGTGTTGCATGCGACCTGGTTTGTGAACTCCGCCACACACATCTGGGGCTACCGCAATTATGAAACGACCGACGACAGCCGCAACCTGTGGTGGGTTGCGTTGTTAACCTACGGCGAAGGCTGGCACAACAACCATCACAAGTATCAACGCATGGCTAAGAACGGCCACAAATGGTGGGAACTCGACATGACCTACGGTGCGATTCTCGTCCTCGAAAAACTGGGCCTGGCCTGGAAAGTCGTCAAAACCATTCCCCCTAACGACAAAGAGAATTCCGTCAAGCAGCCCAACTTCGCCAAGCAGCAACAGAGTGTGCAACACTAA